One genomic region from Kineobactrum salinum encodes:
- a CDS encoding glutamine synthetase family protein: MSLEADWFLRAHPEITTVEALLPDCNGIMRGKWLPRHKLARIFDGEIKLPKTALSLDIWGRDVEELVFASGDADGICRPVEGSLLPTPWSPGSQHGQVMLSMFDADGTPYMGDPRHVLKQVVSRFQEAGWTPVIAAELEFSLVHWDHTLPRHTCPSPAGSQPVGGNMYGLDALHQHQQMMEDLRLASELQDLPFDGVVKESAPSQYEINMQHVANPVLAAKQILMMKHLIKGVARKHGLVASFMPKPFEDVAGNGMHIHCSVLDQHGINVFDDGTESGTTLLHQAIAGCLQHMADSMIILAPGFNSYRRFQPGSHAPTFPSWGYENRTVAVRVPAGSHAARRLEHRVAGADSNPYLLIAVILAAMLDGIEQQASPGKAVRGDGYAQKSGSLPAYMHEALQLFRKSDFIHGALGGELQRIFTLTKEQEAAEFRHRISLLEYQSYLERI; the protein is encoded by the coding sequence ATGTCCCTTGAAGCCGACTGGTTCCTGAGGGCTCACCCAGAAATCACTACCGTTGAAGCCTTGCTTCCCGATTGCAATGGCATCATGCGCGGCAAGTGGCTGCCGCGACACAAACTGGCCAGGATCTTCGATGGCGAAATAAAGCTGCCAAAGACCGCTCTCAGTCTCGATATCTGGGGCCGGGATGTGGAGGAACTGGTGTTCGCCTCGGGTGACGCCGACGGCATCTGCCGGCCGGTGGAAGGCTCACTGCTGCCCACGCCCTGGTCGCCCGGCAGCCAACACGGCCAGGTCATGCTGTCGATGTTCGATGCCGATGGCACACCCTACATGGGCGACCCCCGGCATGTACTGAAACAGGTGGTGTCCCGCTTCCAGGAGGCCGGCTGGACGCCGGTGATCGCGGCGGAGCTGGAGTTCAGCCTGGTGCACTGGGACCACACCCTGCCCCGCCACACCTGTCCCTCTCCAGCCGGCAGCCAGCCGGTGGGCGGCAATATGTATGGTCTGGACGCCCTCCACCAACACCAGCAAATGATGGAAGACCTGCGCCTGGCCTCTGAGCTGCAGGACCTGCCCTTTGACGGTGTGGTCAAGGAGTCGGCGCCCTCCCAGTACGAGATCAATATGCAGCACGTCGCCAACCCTGTGCTGGCGGCGAAGCAGATCCTGATGATGAAGCACCTGATCAAGGGTGTGGCCCGCAAGCACGGCCTGGTGGCCAGCTTCATGCCCAAGCCCTTCGAGGACGTGGCCGGCAACGGCATGCATATTCACTGCAGCGTCCTGGACCAGCACGGCATCAACGTCTTCGATGACGGCACCGAGAGTGGCACCACGCTGCTGCACCAGGCCATTGCCGGCTGCCTGCAGCACATGGCGGACTCGATGATCATCCTGGCGCCCGGTTTCAACAGCTATCGCCGCTTCCAGCCCGGTAGCCATGCTCCCACCTTCCCCAGCTGGGGCTACGAAAATCGCACCGTCGCAGTGCGGGTACCGGCGGGCTCTCATGCCGCCCGGCGGCTGGAACACCGGGTAGCGGGAGCCGACAGCAACCCCTATCTGCTCATTGCGGTCATCCTGGCGGCGATGCTGGATGGCATCGAGCAGCAGGCCTCCCCCGGCAAAGCTGTGCGGGGTGACGGCTACGCCCAGAAGAGCGGCTCGCTGCCCGCTTACATGCACGAGGCGCTGCAGCTGTTCCGCAAATCCGACTTTATCCACGGCGCCCTGGGCGGGGAGCTGCAACGCATCTTCACCCTCACCAAGGAACAGGAAGCGGCGGAGTTCCGCCACCGTATTTCCCTGCTGGAGTACCAGTCCTACCTGGAACGCATTTGA
- a CDS encoding glutathione peroxidase: protein MATTVHDFACKTPGGQEQPLDQYRGKVLLVVNTASKCGFTPQFEGLEALYQKYNSRGFQILGFPCNQFGKQDPGSNEEIMEFCQLNYGVSFPMFGKIEVNGSNAEPLFRHLKKAAPGALGLEGIKWNFTKFLVNGEGEVVKRYAPTTKPEAIAADIEAQLG from the coding sequence ATGGCCACCACCGTTCATGACTTCGCCTGCAAGACGCCCGGGGGCCAGGAACAGCCCCTGGACCAGTATCGCGGCAAGGTGCTGCTGGTGGTCAACACCGCCTCCAAGTGCGGTTTCACCCCACAGTTCGAGGGGCTGGAGGCGTTGTATCAAAAGTACAACAGCCGCGGCTTCCAGATCCTGGGCTTTCCCTGCAACCAGTTCGGCAAGCAGGATCCGGGCAGCAACGAGGAAATCATGGAGTTCTGCCAGCTCAACTATGGGGTCAGCTTCCCGATGTTCGGCAAGATCGAAGTCAACGGCAGTAACGCCGAGCCGCTGTTCAGGCATCTGAAAAAGGCCGCACCGGGGGCGCTCGGGCTGGAGGGCATCAAGTGGAACTTCACAAAGTTCCTGGTCAACGGCGAGGGCGAGGTCGTCAAGCGCTATGCGCCGACCACCAAGCCGGAGGCTATCGCCGCGGATATCGAGGCCCAGTTGGGCTAG
- a CDS encoding HU family DNA-binding protein: MAIKKAAAKKAPAKKAVRKAAPAKKAAPAKKSAAPVKDKMTKTQIVSSISENTGLTKKQVGDVMTELESLIERSIKKRGVGEFTLPGLMKITTVKKPAKKARKGINPFTGEQTTFKAKPASVAVKVRPLKKMKDFALA; encoded by the coding sequence ATGGCTATCAAGAAAGCAGCAGCGAAAAAGGCGCCCGCCAAGAAGGCGGTAAGGAAAGCGGCTCCGGCAAAGAAGGCCGCTCCGGCCAAAAAATCCGCAGCCCCGGTCAAGGACAAGATGACCAAGACCCAGATCGTATCCTCGATCTCCGAGAATACCGGTCTGACCAAGAAGCAGGTCGGGGACGTGATGACTGAACTCGAATCGTTGATCGAGCGCAGCATCAAGAAGCGCGGCGTGGGCGAATTCACCCTGCCGGGCCTGATGAAAATCACCACGGTGAAAAAGCCCGCCAAAAAGGCACGCAAGGGTATCAACCCGTTCACCGGCGAACAGACCACCTTCAAGGCCAAGCCGGCCAGTGTTGCCGTGAAGGTGCGCCCGCTGAAGAAAATGAAGGACTTCGCCCTGGCCTGA
- a CDS encoding endonuclease/exonuclease/phosphatase family protein, whose translation MPPSISLQRCLLLPGLAALCLLQVAMGRADVPTTDSCASGLGAATIVEGQPLAGELQVISWNIQKAGNAGWAGDLQRLAPGAQLAFIQEASMQAAIADALPATSHQSFAEGYRRGALVTGVMTLSRAKASLECDLTTQEPWLRTPKATVVTEFPLAGREERLLTVNIHAVNFTLGLEHYRAQLAALDEVLQQHRGPVLIAGDLNTWSGDRLATVTAFMDRHGLKPVTFAPDLRSRVFGQALDHIFIRGLEAGAASVVEVDSSDHNPLLVSLSIPPTRLSAPETLLSAF comes from the coding sequence ATGCCGCCATCCATCAGTCTCCAGCGCTGCCTGCTCCTGCCCGGCCTTGCCGCCCTGTGCCTGTTGCAGGTCGCCATGGGGCGCGCGGATGTGCCCACTACCGACAGCTGTGCGTCCGGGCTGGGTGCCGCGACCATCGTCGAGGGACAGCCGCTGGCCGGCGAACTGCAGGTGATCAGTTGGAATATCCAGAAAGCCGGCAATGCTGGCTGGGCCGGGGATCTCCAGCGGCTGGCGCCCGGGGCCCAACTCGCCTTCATCCAGGAGGCCTCGATGCAGGCAGCCATCGCCGATGCACTGCCAGCGACCTCACATCAGTCCTTCGCCGAGGGCTATCGCCGCGGCGCGCTGGTCACCGGCGTCATGACCCTGAGCCGCGCCAAGGCCAGCCTGGAGTGCGACCTGACCACGCAGGAGCCCTGGCTGCGCACCCCCAAGGCGACCGTCGTCACCGAGTTTCCGCTGGCCGGGCGCGAGGAGCGCCTGTTGACTGTCAATATCCACGCCGTCAATTTTACCCTGGGGCTGGAACACTACAGGGCCCAGCTGGCGGCGCTGGATGAGGTGCTGCAACAACATCGCGGACCGGTGCTGATTGCCGGCGACCTCAATACCTGGAGCGGCGACCGCCTCGCCACGGTCACCGCCTTCATGGACCGCCATGGCCTGAAGCCCGTGACCTTCGCGCCAGACCTGCGCAGCCGGGTATTTGGCCAGGCCCTGGATCACATTTTCATTCGTGGTCTGGAGGCCGGCGCGGCCAGCGTGGTCGAAGTGGACAGCTCTGACCATAATCCGCTGCTGGTCAGCCTTAGCATCCCCCCGACGCGACTTTCCGCCCCCGAAACGCTACTATCGGCATTCTGA
- a CDS encoding response regulator transcription factor: MTDINQLSKWNRDISRAIASLGSDEFFPRLIEAIQGQVPFDYPQVWLYHRDLPPQVLYHQVPSSAIASQIDTYLDGPYREDPFYQASMNQPRSKFYRLSRITAGKLRESDYYREYYADTGTVDEAIYLAKLRAGNVINLCMMRLPRHGEFSEQEYQTLYLLAEPVSELLKSHSEHDDFAVTHLIQPGINHQIDLAFRTFGASLLSPREKDVLELMLRGYGTDISGERLGIALETVRRHRKSIYRKLDVNSQTDLFSLFINSLTCLGEAAGKDPLQVYMSPR, from the coding sequence ATGACTGATATCAATCAGCTGAGTAAATGGAACAGGGATATCTCGCGTGCCATCGCCAGTCTGGGCTCGGATGAATTTTTCCCCCGCCTGATCGAGGCCATCCAGGGCCAGGTACCCTTCGACTATCCGCAGGTCTGGCTCTATCACCGCGATCTTCCGCCGCAAGTGCTCTACCACCAGGTGCCCAGCTCCGCCATCGCCTCGCAGATCGACACCTATCTCGACGGGCCATATCGGGAGGATCCCTTCTACCAGGCCTCGATGAACCAGCCCCGCTCCAAGTTCTACCGCCTCTCGCGCATCACCGCCGGCAAATTGCGGGAATCCGACTACTATCGCGAATACTACGCCGACACCGGCACCGTGGACGAGGCCATCTACCTGGCCAAGCTGCGGGCCGGCAATGTCATCAACCTGTGCATGATGCGCCTGCCCCGCCACGGGGAGTTTAGCGAGCAGGAATACCAGACGCTGTACCTGCTGGCGGAGCCGGTGTCGGAGCTGCTCAAGTCCCACAGTGAACACGACGACTTCGCCGTCACCCACCTAATCCAGCCGGGCATCAACCACCAGATCGACCTCGCCTTTCGCACCTTCGGCGCCTCGCTGCTGTCACCGCGGGAGAAGGATGTGCTGGAACTGATGCTGCGGGGCTACGGCACCGACATCTCGGGCGAGCGCCTGGGTATCGCGCTGGAAACAGTGCGCCGGCACCGCAAAAGCATCTACCGCAAGCTCGACGTCAACTCCCAGACCGACCTGTTTTCGCTGTTTATCAATTCCCTCACCTGCCTGGGTGAGGCCGCTGGCAAGGACCCGCTGCAAGTGTATATGTCGCCCCGCTGA
- a CDS encoding proline--tRNA ligase, with the protein MRTSQYLLTTQKETPADAEVISHQLMLRAGLVRKLAAGFYSWLPLGLRVLRKVEQVVREEMDATGAIEISMPVMQPAELWQESGRWEQYGPELFRIKDRQQREFCLGPTHEEVVTDLVRQELKSYKQLPLNLYQIQTKMRDEIRPRFGIMRGREFLMKDAYSFHIDQPSLDATYRDMHRAYSNILTRLGLAFRPVIADTGSIGGSTSHEFQVLADSGEDEIAFSDSSDYAANVEMAEALALAGERPAPREPLTEIATPGVRTIDDLAQALAIEPALTVKTLLVGGSKPGSLVALVLRGDHQLNPLKAEKLEGIASPLTMASEEQVRAACGAGFGSLGPVGLELPVIVDRSAACLADFVCGANRDELHYTGVNWERDCSPQRIEDLRKVVQGDPSPDGQGRLQIKRGIEVGHIFQLGRKYSEAMQARVLDEQGRNVTMTMGCYGIGVSRIVAAAIEQNHDERGIVWPAAMAPFQLAIVPLNMQKSAAVAECAEALYTQFRAAGIEVLLDDRNERPGVKFADMELIGIPHRLVIGDRALEEGKVEYKGRRDSESCLIARDDSVATLLERLRG; encoded by the coding sequence ATGCGCACCAGCCAGTACCTTCTCACCACCCAGAAAGAGACCCCGGCTGATGCGGAAGTCATCAGTCATCAGTTGATGCTGCGCGCCGGACTGGTGCGCAAACTCGCGGCCGGATTCTACAGTTGGCTGCCATTGGGGCTGCGGGTATTGCGCAAGGTCGAGCAGGTGGTGCGCGAGGAAATGGACGCCACTGGCGCGATCGAGATCAGCATGCCGGTAATGCAGCCCGCCGAACTGTGGCAGGAGTCCGGACGCTGGGAGCAGTACGGACCTGAACTGTTCCGCATCAAGGACCGCCAACAGCGGGAATTCTGCCTCGGTCCCACCCATGAAGAGGTGGTCACGGACCTGGTGCGGCAGGAACTGAAAAGTTACAAGCAATTGCCACTGAACCTGTACCAGATCCAGACCAAGATGCGCGACGAGATCCGGCCGCGCTTCGGCATCATGCGGGGGCGGGAATTCCTGATGAAGGATGCCTATTCCTTTCACATCGACCAGCCGTCGCTGGACGCCACTTATCGGGACATGCACCGCGCCTACAGCAATATTCTCACCCGCCTGGGTCTGGCCTTTCGCCCGGTGATCGCCGACACCGGCAGCATCGGCGGCAGCACCTCCCACGAGTTCCAGGTGCTGGCCGATTCAGGCGAGGATGAAATCGCCTTCAGTGACAGCAGCGACTACGCGGCCAATGTGGAAATGGCAGAGGCGCTGGCGCTGGCTGGCGAGCGCCCCGCTCCCCGCGAGCCGCTGACCGAGATTGCAACCCCGGGGGTCAGGACCATCGACGACCTCGCACAGGCACTGGCGATCGAGCCTGCGCTCACGGTCAAGACATTGCTGGTCGGCGGCAGCAAGCCCGGCAGTCTGGTGGCCCTGGTACTGCGCGGTGATCACCAGCTCAACCCGCTGAAGGCGGAAAAGCTCGAAGGGATCGCAAGCCCACTGACGATGGCGAGCGAAGAGCAGGTACGGGCCGCCTGCGGTGCCGGCTTTGGATCGCTGGGGCCGGTGGGGCTGGAGCTGCCGGTGATCGTCGATCGCAGCGCTGCCTGCCTGGCCGACTTTGTCTGTGGCGCCAACCGCGATGAGCTGCACTACACCGGCGTCAACTGGGAGCGCGATTGCTCGCCGCAAAGGATCGAGGACCTGCGCAAGGTGGTACAGGGCGATCCCAGCCCGGATGGCCAGGGCCGGCTGCAGATCAAACGCGGCATCGAAGTGGGTCATATTTTCCAGCTGGGCCGCAAATACAGCGAGGCAATGCAGGCCCGCGTGCTGGACGAGCAGGGCAGGAATGTGACAATGACCATGGGCTGTTACGGCATCGGCGTGAGCCGGATCGTCGCCGCGGCCATCGAGCAGAACCACGATGAGCGCGGCATTGTCTGGCCGGCTGCAATGGCGCCCTTCCAGCTCGCCATCGTCCCGCTCAACATGCAGAAGTCGGCGGCGGTGGCGGAGTGCGCCGAAGCGCTGTATACCCAGTTCCGCGCTGCCGGCATCGAGGTGCTGCTGGATGACCGTAATGAACGTCCCGGGGTCAAGTTTGCCGACATGGAGCTGATCGGCATCCCCCACCGGCTGGTGATCGGTGACCGCGCCCTGGAAGAAGGCAAGGTCGAATACAAGGGGCGCCGGGACAGCGAGTCCTGCCTGATCGCCAGGGATGACAGTGTGGCCACGCTGCTGGAACGCCTGCGCGGCTGA
- a CDS encoding acyl-CoA desaturase: MLLRLLGAGALQNSILCWASDHRRHHRHVDDDERDPYSAGLGLWFSHVGWMLRDYPSGKPDFSNARDLQRDPVVMWQHRHFLALTVFMNVGLPLLLGIWHGDIIGTLLLVGLLRLVINHHVTFFINSLAHYWGSRPYTEANSARDNGLLAFLTYGEGYHNYHHIFQSDYRNGVRWWQWDPTKWMIRLCAWLGLARNLNRTPGFRIQRAILDTQFMRVRRELEHNPGAETLREHLEREYQLFTESVNHWRALQTKRYERKVAEIEDALVSRRMRLLEKWERAALRSRLRELEYSLKMQRARLGLLLQQLQTQTQMSAH, translated from the coding sequence GTGCTTCTTCGCCTTCTGGGGGCGGGCGCACTGCAGAACAGCATCCTGTGCTGGGCCTCGGACCACCGCCGCCACCACCGTCATGTAGACGACGACGAGCGCGACCCCTATTCCGCCGGGCTGGGCCTGTGGTTCAGCCATGTGGGCTGGATGCTGCGGGACTACCCCAGCGGCAAGCCGGATTTCAGCAACGCCCGCGACCTGCAGCGGGATCCGGTAGTGATGTGGCAGCACCGGCACTTCCTCGCGCTGACCGTCTTCATGAACGTGGGCCTGCCCCTGCTGCTGGGAATCTGGCACGGCGACATCATCGGCACGCTGCTGCTGGTCGGACTGCTGCGCCTGGTGATCAATCACCACGTCACCTTTTTCATCAATTCCCTGGCTCACTACTGGGGCTCCCGGCCCTATACCGAAGCCAACAGTGCCCGCGACAACGGCCTGCTGGCCTTTCTCACCTACGGCGAGGGCTACCACAACTACCACCATATCTTCCAGAGCGACTACCGCAACGGCGTTCGCTGGTGGCAGTGGGACCCGACCAAGTGGATGATCCGGCTCTGCGCCTGGCTGGGTCTGGCCCGCAATCTCAACCGTACGCCGGGCTTCAGAATCCAGCGCGCCATTCTCGACACCCAGTTCATGCGGGTGAGAAGGGAACTGGAACACAACCCCGGAGCCGAGACGCTGCGCGAGCATCTGGAGCGCGAATACCAGCTGTTTACTGAATCGGTCAACCACTGGCGCGCGCTGCAGACCAAGCGCTATGAACGCAAGGTCGCGGAAATAGAAGATGCCCTGGTCAGCCGGCGGATGCGGCTGCTGGAAAAATGGGAGCGTGCCGCGCTGCGCAGCCGCCTGCGCGAGCTGGAGTATTCACTGAAGATGCAGCGGGCGCGCCTGGGCCTGCTGTTACAGCAACTGCAGACCCAGACCCAGATGAGCGCCCACTGA
- a CDS encoding fatty acid desaturase family protein, whose amino-acid sequence MTRSSAKPPLIPVNVVIFAGLPLAALILVPLWGLQHGYDSFQWLWAVAFLYLNGLSITGGYHRLWAHKAYEAHPVLKCFFAFWGRAHCRTASCAGPRTTAATTVM is encoded by the coding sequence ATGACACGCTCTTCCGCGAAACCACCTTTGATTCCGGTCAATGTGGTCATTTTTGCCGGCCTGCCGCTGGCTGCCCTGATCCTGGTCCCGCTGTGGGGCCTGCAACACGGCTACGACAGCTTCCAGTGGCTGTGGGCGGTGGCCTTCCTGTACCTGAATGGCCTTTCCATCACTGGCGGCTATCACCGCCTGTGGGCGCACAAAGCCTATGAAGCCCACCCCGTGCTGAAGTGCTTCTTCGCCTTCTGGGGGCGGGCGCACTGCAGAACAGCATCCTGTGCTGGGCCTCGGACCACCGCCGCCACCACCGTCATGTAG
- a CDS encoding FmdB family zinc ribbon protein produces the protein MPIYEYQCQACGHLHEALQKLSDAPLVDCPACGAAQLKKKVSAAAFRLKGGGWYETDFKTGGKKNLAAGADDSGSKPTGDKTAASTGDSSPAPAPKAGGTATKGGEAAGAG, from the coding sequence ATGCCGATATACGAGTATCAGTGTCAAGCTTGTGGTCACCTCCACGAGGCCCTGCAAAAGCTCAGTGACGCCCCGCTGGTGGATTGTCCCGCCTGCGGTGCGGCACAGCTGAAGAAAAAGGTGTCGGCGGCGGCCTTCCGTCTCAAGGGCGGTGGCTGGTACGAAACCGACTTCAAGACCGGAGGCAAGAAGAACCTGGCCGCCGGCGCGGACGATAGTGGCAGCAAGCCGACCGGCGACAAGACTGCCGCCAGCACCGGTGACAGCAGCCCCGCGCCCGCTCCCAAGGCTGGCGGGACTGCCACCAAGGGTGGCGAGGCCGCCGGCGCCGGCTGA
- the aspS gene encoding aspartate--tRNA ligase, whose product MRSHYCGALGTADIDETVTLCGWVDRRRDHGGVIFLDLRDRAGIVQVVFDPDTEEHFQRADRVRSEYVLQVRGRVRARSESTVNAAMATGAIEVLGKELEILNVAATPPFQLDEYTNVGEDVRLQYRYMDLRRPEMQNRLILRARITSAVRNFLDREGFLDIETPILTRATPEGARDYLVPSRTHPGHFFALPQSPQLFKQLLMVSGFDRYYQIAKCFRDEDLRADRQPEFTQIDIETSFLDEQEIMALTERMIRELFTEVLQVELGEFPRMTWAEAMERYGSDKPDLRVAMELVSIDDLMQQVDFKVFRGPADDPDGRVAALKVPGGAGISRKEIDDYTRFVSIYGARGLAWIKVNDLAAGVEGLQSPILKFMPEDVVQQMMQRLQAADGDIIFFGADRRAVVNESLGALRLKVAQDQGLLRAGWAPLWVVDFPMFEDNGNGGLTPLHHPFTAPACNPEELAANPATALSRAYDMVLNGTELGGGSIRIHQREMQEAVFRILDIGETEAEQKFGFLLQALQYGAPPHGGLAFGLDRLVMLMTGSQSIRDVMAFPKTQTAHCVLTDAPGEVSEQQLRDLNIRLRQLRETTVPAAGE is encoded by the coding sequence ATGCGCAGTCATTATTGCGGCGCCCTTGGCACAGCCGATATCGATGAAACCGTGACCCTCTGCGGCTGGGTTGACCGTCGTCGCGACCATGGCGGTGTCATTTTCCTCGATTTGCGCGACCGGGCGGGTATCGTCCAGGTGGTGTTCGACCCGGACACCGAAGAGCATTTCCAGCGCGCCGACCGGGTTCGCAGCGAGTACGTGCTGCAGGTGCGCGGCCGGGTGCGTGCCCGCAGCGAAAGCACAGTCAATGCGGCCATGGCCACCGGCGCCATCGAGGTGCTGGGCAAGGAGCTGGAAATCCTGAACGTGGCCGCCACCCCGCCCTTCCAGCTGGACGAGTACACCAATGTCGGTGAGGACGTGCGGCTGCAGTACCGCTACATGGACCTGCGCCGCCCCGAGATGCAGAACCGTTTGATCCTGCGGGCCAGGATCACCAGCGCAGTGCGCAATTTTCTCGACCGCGAGGGCTTCCTCGACATCGAAACCCCGATCTTGACCCGCGCCACCCCCGAAGGTGCTCGGGATTATCTGGTGCCCAGCCGCACCCATCCGGGGCACTTCTTCGCGCTGCCGCAATCGCCCCAGCTGTTCAAGCAATTGCTGATGGTGTCCGGCTTCGACCGCTACTACCAGATCGCCAAGTGCTTTCGCGACGAGGACCTGCGCGCCGATCGCCAGCCCGAGTTCACCCAGATCGATATCGAGACCTCCTTTCTCGACGAGCAGGAAATCATGGCGCTGACCGAGCGCATGATACGCGAGCTGTTCACCGAAGTGCTGCAGGTGGAGCTGGGCGAATTCCCGCGCATGACCTGGGCCGAGGCGATGGAGCGCTACGGCTCCGACAAGCCCGACCTGCGGGTGGCGATGGAACTGGTCAGCATAGACGACCTGATGCAACAGGTGGACTTCAAAGTATTCCGCGGCCCCGCCGACGACCCCGATGGCCGGGTCGCGGCACTGAAAGTGCCGGGCGGCGCCGGTATCAGCCGCAAGGAAATCGACGACTACACCCGCTTCGTGTCCATCTACGGCGCCCGCGGCCTGGCCTGGATCAAGGTCAACGACCTGGCGGCCGGCGTCGAGGGCCTGCAGTCGCCGATCCTCAAGTTCATGCCCGAGGACGTAGTGCAGCAGATGATGCAGCGCCTGCAGGCCGCCGACGGCGACATCATCTTCTTCGGCGCCGACCGGCGCGCCGTGGTCAACGAATCCCTCGGCGCGCTGCGCCTGAAAGTGGCGCAGGACCAGGGCCTGCTGCGCGCCGGCTGGGCGCCGCTGTGGGTAGTGGATTTCCCGATGTTCGAGGACAACGGCAACGGTGGCCTCACGCCGCTGCACCATCCCTTCACCGCCCCGGCCTGCAACCCGGAAGAGCTCGCAGCCAACCCCGCCACCGCGCTGTCGCGGGCCTATGACATGGTACTCAACGGCACCGAGCTGGGCGGCGGCAGCATCCGCATTCACCAGCGCGAGATGCAGGAGGCTGTATTTCGCATCCTCGACATCGGCGAGACCGAAGCCGAGCAGAAATTCGGTTTCCTGCTGCAGGCACTGCAATACGGCGCCCCGCCACACGGCGGTCTGGCCTTCGGCCTGGACCGGCTGGTGATGCTGATGACCGGCTCCCAGTCCATCCGCGACGTGATGGCCTTTCCCAAGACCCAGACCGCCCACTGTGTGCTCACCGATGCCCCCGGCGAGGTCAGTGAGCAGCAGTTGCGGGACCTGAATATCCGCCTGCGCCAACTGCGCGAGACCACCGTGCCCGCCGCTGGCGAGTAG
- a CDS encoding transglycosylase SLT domain-containing protein has protein sequence MPRTRLRTLLAALLLVCAVPQLQAQPADAAERAALRDFLDQTINSADSFEDRYDAEVWLVDMSARLQRFVKDPAARLELLRQIHSAAQRAGLAPELVLAVIEVESHFDRFAISSAGAQGMMQVMPFWKNEIGRSDDNLTRNRTNLEYGCRILQFYLQREDGDLHRALAAYNGSSGSRRYSDKVYRAWARHWRTSPLAW, from the coding sequence GTGCCGCGTACCCGGCTGCGGACACTGCTGGCGGCACTGCTGCTGGTCTGCGCTGTGCCCCAGCTCCAGGCCCAGCCGGCGGACGCGGCCGAACGGGCCGCGCTGCGGGACTTCCTCGACCAGACCATCAACAGTGCCGACAGCTTTGAGGACCGCTACGATGCCGAGGTCTGGCTGGTGGACATGTCCGCGCGGCTGCAGCGCTTCGTCAAGGACCCGGCTGCACGCCTGGAGCTGTTGCGGCAAATCCATTCGGCGGCGCAGCGGGCCGGCCTTGCGCCGGAACTGGTACTGGCGGTGATCGAAGTCGAGAGTCACTTCGACCGCTTTGCGATCTCCTCAGCAGGCGCGCAGGGGATGATGCAGGTGATGCCATTCTGGAAGAATGAAATCGGCCGCAGCGACGACAACCTGACCCGCAATCGCACCAATCTGGAGTACGGCTGCCGCATCCTGCAGTTCTACCTGCAGCGCGAGGACGGCGATCTGCACCGGGCCCTTGCAGCCTACAATGGCAGCTCGGGCAGCCGGCGCTACAGCGACAAGGTGTACCGGGCCTGGGCGCGCCACTGGCGCACTTCGCCGCTGGCCTGGTAG